TGATGCGGTTGATCGCCTCGGCCGCGGAGTTCGTGTGCAGCGTGGCGAACGCGAGGTGACCCGTCTCGGCGATGGTGAGCGCGGCCTGGATGGTCTCCAGGTCGCGCATCTCACCCACCAGGATGACGTCCGGATCCTCGCGCAGCGCGTACTTCAGCGCGGCCTGGAACGACTTCGTGTCGGTGCCGACCTCGCGCTGGTTGACGATGCAGTTCTGGTGGCGGTGGACGAACTCGATCGGGTCCTCCACCGTGATGATGTGACCGCGCCGCTCGCGGTTGATCTTGTCGATCATCGCAGCGAGCGTCGTCGACTTGCCCGAGCCCGTCGGGCCGGTGACGAGCACGAGCCCGCGCGGCTTCTCCGCCATCCGCGTCACCGACGGCGGCAGCCCCAGCTCGTCGAGCTTCCGGATGTTGAACGGGATCTGACGGATCGCCACCGACACGCAGCCGCGCTGCTTGAACACGTTGCCGCGGAAGCGCGCGAGCTGCTGGATGCCGAACGAGAAGTCCAGCTCGTCCTCCATCTCGAAGCGCTTCTTCTGGTTGTCGGTGAGCACCGAGTACGCGAGCGCCATCGTGTCGCGCGGCGTCAGCACCTGCTCGACGCTCGCGTTCACGATGTCGCCGTCGACGCGGAGCTTCGGGCGCTCGCCGGCGGTCAGGTGCAG
This DNA window, taken from Gemmatirosa kalamazoonensis, encodes the following:
- a CDS encoding type IV pilus twitching motility protein PilT, with product MTATLAPTPPAAPTAQALNLRAMLEEMVTRGASDLHLTAGERPKLRVDGDIVNASVEQVLTPRDTMALAYSVLTDNQKKRFEMEDELDFSFGIQQLARFRGNVFKQRGCVSVAIRQIPFNIRKLDELGLPPSVTRMAEKPRGLVLVTGPTGSGKSTTLAAMIDKINRERRGHIITVEDPIEFVHRHQNCIVNQREVGTDTKSFQAALKYALREDPDVILVGEMRDLETIQAALTIAETGHLAFATLHTNSAAEAINRIIDVFPSHQQSQVRAQLAFVLEGIVTQTLLPKASGKGRALAAEVLVVTQAIRALIRDDKVHQIYSLMQGGKKFGMQTLNDALYQLYVSRQVTVDECLRVSGDPNEFLRMTGQNPTAA